A single region of the Dryobates pubescens isolate bDryPub1 chromosome 11, bDryPub1.pri, whole genome shotgun sequence genome encodes:
- the MIER1 gene encoding mesoderm induction early response protein 1 isoform X3, producing MAEESDMPIQELLSRYGYDGTMPLQEDEEDEEEEEEEEEGEDDDDVDNDDNSGCSGENKEETIKDSSGQEDETQSSNDDPAPSVASQDPQEIIRPRRCKYFDTNSEIEEESEEDEDYIPSEDWKKEIMVGSMFQAEIPAGTCKYKENEKVYENDDQLLWNPDFLPEDKVIEFLNEASRRTGEEKGLDAIPEGSHIKDNEQALYELVKCNFDTEESLRRLRFNVKAAREELSVWTEEECRNFEQGLKVYGKDFHVIQANKVRTRSVGECVAFYYMWKKSERYDFFAQQTRFGKKKYNLHPGVTDYMDRLLDESESAASSRAPSPPPTASNSSTSQSEREDSTTSSSNQNGVSANGPGEILNKDEAKMEGLHVNGPSSGKKTPHTDLDTNGYETENLAAEPKLAHSASRNENDLEEKNERPLKRRRINSNGKESPGSAEFFQEANSHGKLEELETLED from the exons GAAAGTGATATGCCaatccaggagctgctcagccgaTACGGCTACGATGGTACCATGCCGCTCCAAGAagatgaggaggatgaggaggaagaagaggaagaggaggagggagaagatgatgatgatgttgaTAATGATGACAACAGTGGCTGTAGTGGTGAAAACAAA GAGGAGACCATAAAAGATTCATCAGGTCAGGAAGATGAGACCCAATCATCTAATGATGACCCAGCACCATCTGTTGCTTCTCAAGATCCACAGGAGATAATTCGCCCTCGTCGATGTAAATATTTTGACACAA ATAGTGAAATAGAAGAAGAATCCGAAGAAGATGAAGATTATATTCCCTCAGAAGACTGGAAAAAG GAAATCATGGTGGGCTCGATGTTTCAGGCTGAAATTCCAGCTGGCACCTGCAAATacaaagagaatgaaaaag TGTATGAAAACGATGACCAGCTGCTGTGGAATCCTGACTTCTTACCAGAAGATAAAGTGATTGAGTTCCTAAACGAGGCATCGAGGCGTACaggggaggagaaaggtctAGATGCAATTCCTGAAGGATCACATATTAAAGACAACGAGCAG GCATTGTATGAACTGGTGAAGTGCAATTTTGATACCGAAGAATCATTACGAAGGCTGAGATTTAATGTGAAAGCAGCCAGAG AAGAGTTGTCTGTTTGGACAGAAGAAGAATGTAGGAACTTTGAACAAGGGCTGAAAGTCTATGGCAAGGATTTCCATGTGATTCAGGCAAATAAG GTACGAACGAGGTCAGTGGGGGAGTGTGTGGCCTTTTACTACATGTGGAAGAAGTCAGAGCGCTACGATTTCTTTGCACAGCAGACCCGCTTTGGGAAGAAGAAATACAACCTTCATCCTGGAGTCAC AGATTACATGGACCGTCTGCTGGATGAAAGTGAAagtgctgcctccagcagagcTCCATCCCCACCTCCAACAGCCTCcaacagcagcaccagccagTCGGAAAGGGAagacagcaccaccagcagcagcaatcagAATG GGGTGTCTGCCAACGGGCCAGGGGAGATACTGAATAAAGATGAAGCAAAAATGGAAGGGTTGCACGTCAATGGACCTAGCAGTGGCAAGAAAACACCTCACACGGATCTGGATACCAATGGCTACGAGACTGAGAACCTTGCTGCTGAACCAAAACTCGCTCATTCAGCTTCGAGGAATGAAAACGACTTGGAAGAGAAAAACGAAAGACCtctaaaaagaagaagaattaaCAGCAATGGGAAAGAAAGTCCAGGTTCTGCAGAGTTCTTCCAGGAAGCAAACTCACACGGGAAGCTTGAAGAACTAGAAACTTTGGAGGACTGA
- the MIER1 gene encoding mesoderm induction early response protein 1 isoform X2, whose amino-acid sequence MLVHDFDDERTLEEEEMMEGETNFSSEIEDLNRESDMPIQELLSRYGYDGTMPLQEDEEDEEEEEEEEEGEDDDDVDNDDNSGCSGENKEETIKDSSGQEDETQSSNDDPAPSVASQDPQEIIRPRRCKYFDTNSEIEEESEEDEDYIPSEDWKKEIMVGSMFQAEIPAGTCKYKENEKVYENDDQLLWNPDFLPEDKVIEFLNEASRRTGEEKGLDAIPEGSHIKDNEQALYELVKCNFDTEESLRRLRFNVKAAREELSVWTEEECRNFEQGLKVYGKDFHVIQANKVRTRSVGECVAFYYMWKKSERYDFFAQQTRFGKKKYNLHPGVTDYMDRLLDESESAASSRAPSPPPTASNSSTSQSEREDSTTSSSNQNGVSANGPGEILNKDEAKMEGLHVNGPSSGKKTPHTDLDTNGYETENLAAEPKLAHSASRNENDLEEKNERPLKRRRINSNGKESPGSAEFFQEANSHGKLEELETLED is encoded by the exons ATGCTGGTGCATGACTTTGATGATGAACGGACAttagaagaggaggaaatgatGGAAGGAGAAACAAACTTCAGTTCTGAAATAGAGGATCTTAACAGG GAAAGTGATATGCCaatccaggagctgctcagccgaTACGGCTACGATGGTACCATGCCGCTCCAAGAagatgaggaggatgaggaggaagaagaggaagaggaggagggagaagatgatgatgatgttgaTAATGATGACAACAGTGGCTGTAGTGGTGAAAACAAA GAGGAGACCATAAAAGATTCATCAGGTCAGGAAGATGAGACCCAATCATCTAATGATGACCCAGCACCATCTGTTGCTTCTCAAGATCCACAGGAGATAATTCGCCCTCGTCGATGTAAATATTTTGACACAA ATAGTGAAATAGAAGAAGAATCCGAAGAAGATGAAGATTATATTCCCTCAGAAGACTGGAAAAAG GAAATCATGGTGGGCTCGATGTTTCAGGCTGAAATTCCAGCTGGCACCTGCAAATacaaagagaatgaaaaag TGTATGAAAACGATGACCAGCTGCTGTGGAATCCTGACTTCTTACCAGAAGATAAAGTGATTGAGTTCCTAAACGAGGCATCGAGGCGTACaggggaggagaaaggtctAGATGCAATTCCTGAAGGATCACATATTAAAGACAACGAGCAG GCATTGTATGAACTGGTGAAGTGCAATTTTGATACCGAAGAATCATTACGAAGGCTGAGATTTAATGTGAAAGCAGCCAGAG AAGAGTTGTCTGTTTGGACAGAAGAAGAATGTAGGAACTTTGAACAAGGGCTGAAAGTCTATGGCAAGGATTTCCATGTGATTCAGGCAAATAAG GTACGAACGAGGTCAGTGGGGGAGTGTGTGGCCTTTTACTACATGTGGAAGAAGTCAGAGCGCTACGATTTCTTTGCACAGCAGACCCGCTTTGGGAAGAAGAAATACAACCTTCATCCTGGAGTCAC AGATTACATGGACCGTCTGCTGGATGAAAGTGAAagtgctgcctccagcagagcTCCATCCCCACCTCCAACAGCCTCcaacagcagcaccagccagTCGGAAAGGGAagacagcaccaccagcagcagcaatcagAATG GGGTGTCTGCCAACGGGCCAGGGGAGATACTGAATAAAGATGAAGCAAAAATGGAAGGGTTGCACGTCAATGGACCTAGCAGTGGCAAGAAAACACCTCACACGGATCTGGATACCAATGGCTACGAGACTGAGAACCTTGCTGCTGAACCAAAACTCGCTCATTCAGCTTCGAGGAATGAAAACGACTTGGAAGAGAAAAACGAAAGACCtctaaaaagaagaagaattaaCAGCAATGGGAAAGAAAGTCCAGGTTCTGCAGAGTTCTTCCAGGAAGCAAACTCACACGGGAAGCTTGAAGAACTAGAAACTTTGGAGGACTGA
- the MIER1 gene encoding mesoderm induction early response protein 1 isoform X1, with protein MAEPSVESASPGGSATSDDHEFDPSADMLVHDFDDERTLEEEEMMEGETNFSSEIEDLNRESDMPIQELLSRYGYDGTMPLQEDEEDEEEEEEEEEGEDDDDVDNDDNSGCSGENKEETIKDSSGQEDETQSSNDDPAPSVASQDPQEIIRPRRCKYFDTNSEIEEESEEDEDYIPSEDWKKEIMVGSMFQAEIPAGTCKYKENEKVYENDDQLLWNPDFLPEDKVIEFLNEASRRTGEEKGLDAIPEGSHIKDNEQALYELVKCNFDTEESLRRLRFNVKAAREELSVWTEEECRNFEQGLKVYGKDFHVIQANKVRTRSVGECVAFYYMWKKSERYDFFAQQTRFGKKKYNLHPGVTDYMDRLLDESESAASSRAPSPPPTASNSSTSQSEREDSTTSSSNQNGVSANGPGEILNKDEAKMEGLHVNGPSSGKKTPHTDLDTNGYETENLAAEPKLAHSASRNENDLEEKNERPLKRRRINSNGKESPGSAEFFQEANSHGKLEELETLED; from the exons ccTTCTGTTGAGTCTGCAAGCCCAG GAGGTTCAGCAACATCTGATGACCATGAATTTGATCCATCAGCTGATATGCTGGTGCATGACTTTGATGATGAACGGACAttagaagaggaggaaatgatGGAAGGAGAAACAAACTTCAGTTCTGAAATAGAGGATCTTAACAGG GAAAGTGATATGCCaatccaggagctgctcagccgaTACGGCTACGATGGTACCATGCCGCTCCAAGAagatgaggaggatgaggaggaagaagaggaagaggaggagggagaagatgatgatgatgttgaTAATGATGACAACAGTGGCTGTAGTGGTGAAAACAAA GAGGAGACCATAAAAGATTCATCAGGTCAGGAAGATGAGACCCAATCATCTAATGATGACCCAGCACCATCTGTTGCTTCTCAAGATCCACAGGAGATAATTCGCCCTCGTCGATGTAAATATTTTGACACAA ATAGTGAAATAGAAGAAGAATCCGAAGAAGATGAAGATTATATTCCCTCAGAAGACTGGAAAAAG GAAATCATGGTGGGCTCGATGTTTCAGGCTGAAATTCCAGCTGGCACCTGCAAATacaaagagaatgaaaaag TGTATGAAAACGATGACCAGCTGCTGTGGAATCCTGACTTCTTACCAGAAGATAAAGTGATTGAGTTCCTAAACGAGGCATCGAGGCGTACaggggaggagaaaggtctAGATGCAATTCCTGAAGGATCACATATTAAAGACAACGAGCAG GCATTGTATGAACTGGTGAAGTGCAATTTTGATACCGAAGAATCATTACGAAGGCTGAGATTTAATGTGAAAGCAGCCAGAG AAGAGTTGTCTGTTTGGACAGAAGAAGAATGTAGGAACTTTGAACAAGGGCTGAAAGTCTATGGCAAGGATTTCCATGTGATTCAGGCAAATAAG GTACGAACGAGGTCAGTGGGGGAGTGTGTGGCCTTTTACTACATGTGGAAGAAGTCAGAGCGCTACGATTTCTTTGCACAGCAGACCCGCTTTGGGAAGAAGAAATACAACCTTCATCCTGGAGTCAC AGATTACATGGACCGTCTGCTGGATGAAAGTGAAagtgctgcctccagcagagcTCCATCCCCACCTCCAACAGCCTCcaacagcagcaccagccagTCGGAAAGGGAagacagcaccaccagcagcagcaatcagAATG GGGTGTCTGCCAACGGGCCAGGGGAGATACTGAATAAAGATGAAGCAAAAATGGAAGGGTTGCACGTCAATGGACCTAGCAGTGGCAAGAAAACACCTCACACGGATCTGGATACCAATGGCTACGAGACTGAGAACCTTGCTGCTGAACCAAAACTCGCTCATTCAGCTTCGAGGAATGAAAACGACTTGGAAGAGAAAAACGAAAGACCtctaaaaagaagaagaattaaCAGCAATGGGAAAGAAAGTCCAGGTTCTGCAGAGTTCTTCCAGGAAGCAAACTCACACGGGAAGCTTGAAGAACTAGAAACTTTGGAGGACTGA
- the MIER1 gene encoding mesoderm induction early response protein 1 isoform X4 — translation MPIQELLSRYGYDGTMPLQEDEEDEEEEEEEEEGEDDDDVDNDDNSGCSGENKEETIKDSSGQEDETQSSNDDPAPSVASQDPQEIIRPRRCKYFDTNSEIEEESEEDEDYIPSEDWKKEIMVGSMFQAEIPAGTCKYKENEKVYENDDQLLWNPDFLPEDKVIEFLNEASRRTGEEKGLDAIPEGSHIKDNEQALYELVKCNFDTEESLRRLRFNVKAAREELSVWTEEECRNFEQGLKVYGKDFHVIQANKVRTRSVGECVAFYYMWKKSERYDFFAQQTRFGKKKYNLHPGVTDYMDRLLDESESAASSRAPSPPPTASNSSTSQSEREDSTTSSSNQNGVSANGPGEILNKDEAKMEGLHVNGPSSGKKTPHTDLDTNGYETENLAAEPKLAHSASRNENDLEEKNERPLKRRRINSNGKESPGSAEFFQEANSHGKLEELETLED, via the exons ATGCCaatccaggagctgctcagccgaTACGGCTACGATGGTACCATGCCGCTCCAAGAagatgaggaggatgaggaggaagaagaggaagaggaggagggagaagatgatgatgatgttgaTAATGATGACAACAGTGGCTGTAGTGGTGAAAACAAA GAGGAGACCATAAAAGATTCATCAGGTCAGGAAGATGAGACCCAATCATCTAATGATGACCCAGCACCATCTGTTGCTTCTCAAGATCCACAGGAGATAATTCGCCCTCGTCGATGTAAATATTTTGACACAA ATAGTGAAATAGAAGAAGAATCCGAAGAAGATGAAGATTATATTCCCTCAGAAGACTGGAAAAAG GAAATCATGGTGGGCTCGATGTTTCAGGCTGAAATTCCAGCTGGCACCTGCAAATacaaagagaatgaaaaag TGTATGAAAACGATGACCAGCTGCTGTGGAATCCTGACTTCTTACCAGAAGATAAAGTGATTGAGTTCCTAAACGAGGCATCGAGGCGTACaggggaggagaaaggtctAGATGCAATTCCTGAAGGATCACATATTAAAGACAACGAGCAG GCATTGTATGAACTGGTGAAGTGCAATTTTGATACCGAAGAATCATTACGAAGGCTGAGATTTAATGTGAAAGCAGCCAGAG AAGAGTTGTCTGTTTGGACAGAAGAAGAATGTAGGAACTTTGAACAAGGGCTGAAAGTCTATGGCAAGGATTTCCATGTGATTCAGGCAAATAAG GTACGAACGAGGTCAGTGGGGGAGTGTGTGGCCTTTTACTACATGTGGAAGAAGTCAGAGCGCTACGATTTCTTTGCACAGCAGACCCGCTTTGGGAAGAAGAAATACAACCTTCATCCTGGAGTCAC AGATTACATGGACCGTCTGCTGGATGAAAGTGAAagtgctgcctccagcagagcTCCATCCCCACCTCCAACAGCCTCcaacagcagcaccagccagTCGGAAAGGGAagacagcaccaccagcagcagcaatcagAATG GGGTGTCTGCCAACGGGCCAGGGGAGATACTGAATAAAGATGAAGCAAAAATGGAAGGGTTGCACGTCAATGGACCTAGCAGTGGCAAGAAAACACCTCACACGGATCTGGATACCAATGGCTACGAGACTGAGAACCTTGCTGCTGAACCAAAACTCGCTCATTCAGCTTCGAGGAATGAAAACGACTTGGAAGAGAAAAACGAAAGACCtctaaaaagaagaagaattaaCAGCAATGGGAAAGAAAGTCCAGGTTCTGCAGAGTTCTTCCAGGAAGCAAACTCACACGGGAAGCTTGAAGAACTAGAAACTTTGGAGGACTGA